CGAATCCGTGGCAGGCATTATCTGCCCTCTGACCACACTGGAAAAATGGCTACGAAAACAGGCCGGAGAAACCAGTTACCAAGGCGATTTCATCGCGAACTGGGTCCACGAGGTGCTGTTTATCGACAAGGGGACTGTTGAACCCTGGGTATTCACAGCCTGCTATTCTCTGTTTGGCCTGATCGTCCTGCTCGCATTTTTCTTCGCGCCGCCCCGGCGCATATCGAAGGCTCCCACAGCCGAAGAAGTCTGATTTCATCCTCGATTGCACAGGCGCATCATTTCATTTTCCCCTCTGATTCCGTAATATTGAGAGATCAGAGGCGAAAACTTTTCGCGACTATGCATCTCACCTTCCATAGACATCAGAATGAGAACTTCGAACATGCCTGGATTAGAAAATAAAAATATTGTCGTGACCGGCGGAGGCACGGGAATTGGAGAAGCCTGTGCTTTGAGTCTGGCACAGGCCGGAGCCAATGTGGTTGTGGGCGGCAGACGCCAAGCGCCACTGGAAGCCGTTTCTGCACAGGCAGAAGGAAAAATCGGTTTTCATACCATCGACGTCGCAGACCGGGAAAGCGTCACTGCATTTTTTGACTGGGCAAACGAGAAACTGGGACACATTGATATTCTCGTACACTGCGCAGGCATTAACTGTCGAGACCGCTCAATGGAAGTGGTTTCAGGGGAAGACTGGGATAAACTGATGACAGTCAATGCGACCGGTGCATTCAACTGTATGCAGGCAGTTCTACCTCAAATGCGGGAACGGCAGGACGGACTGATTATAAACATATGTTCCGTGTCGGGAATTCGGGCTGGCCTGCTGGGCGGAGTTGCCTATAATGCCTCGAAGTTTGCGATGTCTGCGCTGGGGACAACCGTTGCTCAAGAGGAGAAAGATCGAGGAGTTCGAATTTCAACCATCTATCCAGGGGAAGTGGAAACCCCGATCCTGGACGAGCGTCCGGTTCCTGTCAGCAAAGAACATCGTGCGAAAATACTGCAACCGGAAGACGTAGCCGCTGCAGTGACGATGATTTGCCAGCTTCCTCCACGTGCTCATGTTCCTGATCTGACAATCAAGCCAA
The sequence above is a segment of the Gimesia algae genome. Coding sequences within it:
- a CDS encoding DUF2784 domain-containing protein, whose amino-acid sequence is MNFHDTQFLSRISADLIVVIHFAFVMFVLLGQVLITIGAFVGWNWIRNFKFRIIHLASILFVVIESVAGIICPLTTLEKWLRKQAGETSYQGDFIANWVHEVLFIDKGTVEPWVFTACYSLFGLIVLLAFFFAPPRRISKAPTAEEV
- a CDS encoding SDR family oxidoreductase — encoded protein: MPGLENKNIVVTGGGTGIGEACALSLAQAGANVVVGGRRQAPLEAVSAQAEGKIGFHTIDVADRESVTAFFDWANEKLGHIDILVHCAGINCRDRSMEVVSGEDWDKLMTVNATGAFNCMQAVLPQMRERQDGLIINICSVSGIRAGLLGGVAYNASKFAMSALGTTVAQEEKDRGVRISTIYPGEVETPILDERPVPVSKEHRAKILQPEDVAAAVTMICQLPPRAHVPDLTIKPTTAAFV